The Leptolyngbya sp. CCY15150 genome contains a region encoding:
- a CDS encoding STAS domain-containing protein, whose translation MSTRHVLVPTTRILSATSTTDILCWINQSLDDGATELLLDLRNVMFMDSSGLGTLVVALTRVQAMGGTFALCSLGGQARMLLEETDTEQMFTIYSDRKMFEQRLAAA comes from the coding sequence ATGTCTACCCGTCACGTTTTAGTTCCCACAACTCGGATTTTGAGCGCTACAAGCACCACGGATATTCTCTGCTGGATTAATCAGAGCCTAGACGATGGCGCTACCGAACTCCTGCTTGATCTCCGCAATGTTATGTTCATGGATAGCAGTGGTTTAGGTACGTTAGTCGTTGCCTTAACGAGAGTGCAAGCGATGGGGGGTACCTTCGCCCTATGTTCTCTGGGTGGGCAGGCCCGCATGTTGCTAGAAGAAACCGATACAGAACAGATGTTTACGATCTATAGCGATCGCAAAATGTTCGAACAACGGCTAGCCGCCGCCTAG
- a CDS encoding pentapeptide repeat-containing protein, which yields MKRSLFALLLLTVPFVTGQAAIAFEPDHLTRLQRANNCVNCDLVAAYLSSANLREAHLLGSNLFRAMLRGADLEQANLGATNLEEADLRGANLRQAFLDYAYLGNANLEGASLDGASLEQAYLGDTLLMEATLAGANLRRANLERAVLRRANLAGADLSGANLRGVDFTGASLEGADLSNTDLCGATLPDSSVNTDDC from the coding sequence ATGAAGCGATCACTTTTTGCACTGCTGTTACTCACGGTTCCCTTCGTCACTGGACAAGCGGCGATCGCCTTCGAGCCCGATCACCTGACTCGACTCCAGCGGGCCAATAACTGCGTCAACTGTGACCTAGTCGCCGCCTACCTCAGCAGCGCCAACCTCAGAGAAGCCCACCTCCTGGGTTCCAACCTCTTCCGAGCCATGCTGCGCGGCGCAGACTTAGAGCAAGCCAACCTAGGGGCAACGAATCTAGAAGAAGCTGATCTACGCGGTGCCAATCTCCGCCAAGCCTTTTTAGACTATGCCTATCTCGGCAACGCCAATCTTGAAGGAGCCAGTTTAGATGGCGCTAGCTTAGAGCAAGCCTATTTGGGCGATACCCTACTGATGGAGGCAACGTTGGCAGGCGCAAATCTCCGCCGCGCCAATCTAGAGCGGGCAGTCTTACGTCGCGCCAACCTAGCAGGAGCAGACCTCAGCGGTGCTAACCTGCGTGGGGTTGATTTCACGGGAGCCAGCTTAGAGGGCGCTGACCTATCTAATACCGATCTTTGTGGAGCAACATTACCCGATAGCTCTGTCAATACCGATGACTGCTAA
- the hflX gene encoding GTPase HflX, producing METIYGNLKGLKSSQLKLLQRLYHQRLPGDRITTPEFSQRLAAVSAELDQPVSAYINRRGQVIRVGVGSPAQTQIPPGELPRYGTERLCGIRCISTQMKSESPSSAVLTAMAIQRLDALAVLTLSGSGFTRRGGTVAGYVQEAYLAHLVPHPEVTWTVSDPMSLEDLAEQDFVDLTEGLEEEFRRQYVAEEVDLDHDRVLLIGVQTQTVSPQRFQDGLTELTRLVETAGGEVLQVLIQKRSRPHPRTVVGDGKVQEIALTVQTIGANLVVFDRDLSPAQVRNLEGRMGVRVVDRTEVILDIFAQRAQSGAGKLQVELAQLEYMMPRLTGRGQSMSRLGGGIGTRGPGETKLETERRAIQQRISRLQREVTQLQAHRSRMRQQRQHQQVPSIAVVGYTNAGKSTLLNVLTNAEVYTADQLFATLDPTTRRLALTDAETEEPFPIVLTDTVGFIHELPPPLVNAFRATLEEVTEADALLHLVDLSHPAWQSHIRSVMQILSDMPITPGPILLAFNKIDQAESETLAIAREEYPQAVFLSASHRLGLETLRQRMIQLVRYAVVS from the coding sequence ATCGAAACTATTTACGGTAATCTGAAAGGGCTAAAATCAAGCCAGCTCAAACTACTTCAGCGCTTGTACCACCAGCGCTTACCAGGCGATCGCATCACTACGCCTGAGTTTTCCCAGCGCTTGGCGGCCGTGAGTGCCGAACTCGATCAACCCGTGAGCGCCTATATTAATCGCCGAGGCCAGGTGATTCGCGTGGGGGTGGGGTCGCCGGCCCAAACCCAGATTCCCCCTGGCGAGCTGCCCCGCTACGGCACAGAACGGCTCTGTGGCATTCGCTGCATTTCCACCCAAATGAAGTCCGAGAGTCCCAGCAGTGCTGTGTTGACAGCCATGGCTATTCAGCGACTAGATGCCTTGGCCGTGTTGACCCTGTCGGGCAGTGGCTTCACCCGTCGCGGCGGTACGGTGGCTGGCTATGTGCAAGAAGCGTACCTAGCCCATTTGGTACCCCATCCCGAAGTGACATGGACAGTGTCAGACCCCATGTCCCTAGAGGATTTGGCGGAACAAGATTTTGTTGACCTCACGGAAGGCCTAGAGGAAGAGTTTCGGCGGCAATATGTGGCGGAGGAGGTAGACCTCGACCACGATCGCGTCCTGCTGATTGGCGTACAGACCCAAACCGTGTCTCCCCAACGCTTTCAAGATGGTCTGACCGAACTAACGCGGCTGGTGGAAACTGCCGGGGGTGAGGTGCTGCAGGTGTTGATCCAAAAGCGATCGCGCCCCCACCCTCGCACCGTTGTTGGGGATGGAAAGGTGCAGGAAATTGCCCTGACTGTGCAAACCATTGGGGCCAATCTCGTGGTGTTTGACCGAGACCTATCGCCAGCTCAGGTGCGCAACTTGGAAGGTCGGATGGGCGTGCGGGTGGTGGATCGCACCGAAGTTATCCTAGACATCTTCGCCCAGCGGGCCCAGTCGGGGGCCGGGAAGCTGCAGGTGGAGCTAGCCCAGCTTGAATATATGATGCCGCGTCTGACAGGACGTGGGCAATCCATGTCGCGGCTAGGGGGTGGCATCGGTACCCGAGGCCCTGGGGAAACCAAGCTGGAGACCGAGCGCCGAGCCATTCAGCAACGCATTTCTCGCCTACAGCGCGAGGTGACACAACTGCAGGCCCATCGATCGCGCATGAGACAGCAGCGCCAGCATCAGCAGGTGCCTTCCATTGCTGTGGTGGGCTACACCAATGCCGGCAAGTCTACCCTGCTCAATGTGTTGACCAACGCCGAGGTCTACACCGCCGACCAGCTCTTTGCTACCCTCGATCCCACCACTCGCCGCTTAGCGCTCACCGATGCGGAAACCGAAGAACCGTTTCCCATTGTTTTGACCGACACCGTGGGCTTCATCCATGAATTGCCGCCGCCCTTGGTGAATGCCTTCCGAGCCACCCTAGAAGAAGTCACAGAAGCCGATGCCCTGCTGCATTTGGTAGATTTATCCCATCCGGCCTGGCAGAGTCATATTCGCTCCGTGATGCAAATTTTGTCCGATATGCCGATTACGCCGGGGCCAATTTTGCTGGCCTTCAACAAAATTGACCAGGCCGAGAGCGAGACCTTAGCGATCGCCCGTGAGGAATATCCCCAGGCCGTTTTCTTGTCCGCCAGCCATCGCCTAGGTTTAGAGACGCTCCGACAGCGCATGATCCAGCTCGTCCGGTATGCCGTCGTCTCCTAA
- a CDS encoding tetratricopeptide repeat protein, whose protein sequence is MTELPSDLNAGSNQQTYDRLTLSLQLGLRRQLLIAVCDDPRERDRFVAQLQQDLGRSAPSAGTIYPSVVTLVLDLGDPNPIAQIAQWLNQYPPPIVGGQRATMPIFQIVGIEQLTRQSLVVQRLFFNYLQNVERNLPRLESGIVFWMPRPWVNGLPQSAPEFWRCRTAVFEFIGDPMPTTQVEEPVVSAAAMPKPTELPFEIDELLDDEALPDPTDFLEDGLDVPADLLAELTADLEAIAPLDTPQNTSQDIAQDILDNRHDVTLDNSQDIPHEESYEDPYEDSQEPLQENAPPAIVQEIAQESPQDSQQEEPLVDDQPMATPAMTPPVLPPPPTGGIPLPLSQEELWTILHHDLSQQMDMSAPIVEERREDSSDEPESQGSAEPREPSPAEGDRPLDMGWTEAPAMPDPDQPDYSGHAEDENGRSPRLHRDTLDRSKLDLDDRGSDRVGDRVEEKQAVVAQTMPRKTLTPYRPVSRPAARQPVTVLQAVRKTLRQSQATHDSYKSPSQREDAAVSVVDRVANRVASQVADQVTDAVEESAAAEAPAVAVGMPLPVQDLDPSTLHEQIERLHKQHAPPALLANAYRTLGNVYRDRIEQGLASAEDLKAAIQAYEQVLVWLHETSPLWADVLNDLGNLYWMLSRQSARLDEVLSNLQQGIQAYQLALNKINIQTQVASYTMVQSNLGAAYGDLARYQDTADNLQRSIQAYQQALRYRKPDDEPQRYALTQNNLGTTYWNLAQHQQPKIYLKQAIAAYSEALRYYSPESEPMNHAMIQNNLGTAYWNLAQHERPREWLMLSLAAYRTALRYRTRQTAPVAYAATQNNLGTAYWHLANHAKDSPDARLDYLQQAIAAYKSAVAIVQHLKEAGPDHPPLNFDIFATHNNLGLAHYQLGSDRQIQLDTDQRQTHMESALEYHLEALAGWEHRPDLREATLKCVLQAIRTAYTQGGISGQNLALSKVPGHLLPELLPQL, encoded by the coding sequence GTGACAGAACTTCCCTCAGACTTGAATGCAGGCTCCAATCAACAGACCTACGATCGGCTAACGTTATCGTTGCAGCTCGGGTTGCGCCGTCAGCTTTTGATCGCCGTCTGTGATGATCCTAGAGAGCGCGATCGCTTCGTTGCCCAGCTTCAGCAGGATTTAGGGCGTTCCGCTCCATCCGCAGGCACCATTTATCCCTCGGTGGTCACCCTGGTTTTAGACCTAGGCGACCCCAACCCCATTGCCCAGATTGCCCAGTGGCTCAACCAATATCCACCGCCGATTGTGGGTGGACAACGAGCCACCATGCCGATCTTTCAAATTGTGGGGATTGAGCAACTGACGCGCCAATCCTTGGTGGTGCAGCGGCTCTTTTTCAACTACTTACAAAATGTTGAACGCAACCTACCCCGCCTAGAGTCGGGCATTGTGTTTTGGATGCCTCGCCCTTGGGTGAATGGTCTACCGCAGTCGGCTCCAGAGTTTTGGCGTTGCCGCACGGCCGTTTTTGAGTTCATCGGCGATCCGATGCCCACCACCCAGGTTGAGGAGCCTGTGGTGAGCGCCGCAGCGATGCCGAAACCAACGGAGTTGCCGTTTGAGATCGACGAGCTGCTAGACGACGAAGCATTGCCCGATCCAACGGATTTCCTAGAAGATGGGCTGGACGTTCCCGCAGACTTACTCGCCGAGTTGACGGCTGATTTAGAGGCGATCGCTCCCCTAGACACTCCCCAAAATACGTCCCAAGACATAGCGCAGGATATCCTCGACAATCGCCACGACGTCACCCTAGACAATTCCCAAGACATCCCCCACGAGGAGTCCTACGAGGATCCCTACGAAGATTCCCAGGAACCTCTCCAAGAGAATGCTCCGCCAGCCATCGTTCAAGAGATTGCCCAAGAGAGCCCTCAAGACAGTCAACAGGAGGAGCCCCTAGTAGACGACCAGCCCATGGCCACCCCAGCCATGACGCCCCCAGTCTTACCACCACCGCCCACCGGAGGTATTCCACTGCCTCTGTCTCAGGAAGAGCTGTGGACTATTCTGCACCATGACCTCAGCCAGCAGATGGACATGTCTGCCCCTATCGTTGAGGAACGTCGTGAGGATAGCAGCGATGAGCCTGAGTCGCAAGGTTCTGCAGAGCCCCGTGAACCTTCCCCAGCAGAAGGCGATCGCCCTCTCGATATGGGCTGGACAGAAGCTCCAGCCATGCCCGATCCTGATCAGCCTGACTACTCTGGTCATGCAGAGGACGAGAATGGGCGATCGCCCCGCCTGCACCGAGATACCCTCGATCGCTCCAAGCTAGACCTTGATGATCGGGGGAGCGATCGGGTGGGCGATCGGGTAGAGGAAAAGCAGGCTGTGGTCGCTCAGACCATGCCCCGCAAAACGTTGACCCCCTATCGACCCGTCAGCAGACCCGCGGCCCGCCAACCGGTGACCGTGCTGCAAGCTGTGCGCAAAACCCTCCGCCAGTCCCAAGCCACCCACGACAGCTATAAGTCGCCCAGCCAGCGAGAGGATGCCGCCGTTTCCGTCGTGGATCGAGTGGCGAATCGGGTAGCGAGCCAGGTGGCAGACCAGGTGACCGACGCTGTTGAGGAATCCGCCGCCGCAGAAGCCCCCGCCGTGGCAGTTGGGATGCCCCTGCCGGTGCAGGATCTGGATCCCTCCACGCTGCATGAACAAATCGAGCGCCTGCATAAGCAACATGCTCCGCCAGCTCTGCTGGCCAATGCCTATCGCACCTTGGGCAATGTGTATCGCGATCGCATTGAGCAGGGACTCGCCTCAGCCGAGGATCTAAAAGCAGCGATTCAAGCCTATGAGCAAGTTCTCGTCTGGCTGCATGAAACTTCTCCCCTCTGGGCCGATGTGCTCAACGATTTGGGCAATCTCTACTGGATGCTGTCGCGCCAGTCTGCCCGTCTCGATGAGGTGTTGTCTAATTTACAGCAGGGTATTCAGGCCTATCAGCTCGCTCTCAACAAAATCAACATCCAAACCCAGGTAGCCAGCTACACCATGGTGCAGAGCAACCTGGGGGCAGCCTACGGCGATCTAGCTCGGTATCAAGATACGGCGGATAACCTCCAGCGCTCCATCCAGGCCTATCAACAAGCCCTGCGCTATCGCAAACCGGATGATGAACCCCAACGCTACGCCCTCACCCAAAATAATCTCGGCACCACCTACTGGAATCTGGCGCAGCATCAGCAACCTAAGATTTACCTCAAGCAAGCGATCGCTGCCTATTCAGAAGCCCTGCGCTACTACAGCCCCGAGTCTGAGCCGATGAATCACGCCATGATTCAAAACAACCTGGGTACCGCCTACTGGAACCTGGCGCAGCATGAGCGTCCGAGGGAATGGTTGATGTTGTCCCTGGCGGCCTATCGCACCGCCCTGCGCTACCGCACCCGCCAAACGGCTCCAGTTGCCTACGCGGCCACCCAGAACAATCTCGGCACCGCCTACTGGCACTTGGCCAACCATGCCAAAGACTCCCCCGATGCCCGCCTTGATTACCTACAGCAAGCGATCGCTGCCTACAAATCCGCCGTGGCGATCGTCCAGCATCTCAAAGAAGCCGGCCCCGACCATCCTCCCCTCAACTTTGATATCTTTGCCACCCATAACAATCTAGGGCTAGCCCATTACCAACTGGGCAGCGATCGCCAGATTCAACTGGATACAGATCAGCGGCAAACGCACATGGAATCAGCCCTGGAGTATCACCTAGAAGCGCTAGCAGGCTGGGAACATCGCCCTGACCTACGAGAAGCCACCCTCAAATGTGTCTTGCAGGCCATCCGCACCGCCTACACCCAAGGCGGCATCAGCGGGCAAAATCTGGCCCTCTCAAAAGTGCCAGGTCACCTTTTGCCGGAACTCCTGCCCCAGCTTTAA